The Vicia villosa cultivar HV-30 ecotype Madison, WI linkage group LG1, Vvil1.0, whole genome shotgun sequence genome includes a region encoding these proteins:
- the LOC131618773 gene encoding uncharacterized protein LOC131618773: protein MFAKKLTTVNPFAKKRSQHVVVSSTPNANTKKLWRLPHVFARMLELPFPSDADVSIEETPQFFRFVASCNKTNIFNSGGVRAHAIEILPGITKIVIKRFDGGDVVVDGKQERRSSCSVDLWRFRLPPCTQPERVTAVCTGGKLVVTVPKIKG, encoded by the coding sequence ATGTTCGCAAAGAAGCTTACAACTGTTAACCCCTTCGCGAAGAAACGATCGCAACACGTCGTCGTTTCATCCACACCAAACGCGAATACAAAGAAGCTATGGAGGCTTCCGCATGTTTTCGCCAGAATGCTCGAGCTTCCTTTTCCTTCAGACGCCGACGTTTCGATCGAAGAAACACCGCAGTTTTTCCGATTCGTTGCTTCATGTAACAAGACGAATATTTTCAATTCCGGTGGTGTGCGTGCGCACGCAATCGAGATTCTTCCGGGGATAACTAAGATTGTGATAAAGAGATTCGACGGTGGTGATGTAGTGGTGGATGGTAAGCAGGAGAGACGGTCTTCTTGTAGTGTTGATTTATGGCGGTTTCGGCTTCCGCCTTGCACGCAGCCGGAGAGAGTTACCGCCGTTTGCACCGGCGGGAAGCTGGTAGTGACGGTTCCCAAAATCAAAGGATAG